A window of the Fusarium fujikuroi IMI 58289 draft genome, chromosome FFUJ_chr09 genome harbors these coding sequences:
- a CDS encoding probable vegetatible incompatibility protein HET-E-1, translated as MSTLSFSRTSSFNTTENGNLFNTLCETAIYEFLQDPETLKLADNPFVQYVSHRKEQIEKCRDEELNDPIEETQQCIREVEQKWTGSKAHHLREKVNPFVESITALTKSCENLLQPAPFGVAIAVSGFRIVLELATKAHGAVEDILNVLEEVSPLLDCYKMTAMSQQSSLQISKAIKKSYKNILQFWAYSARVLSKSYTRVTLSSAIRPFKQEIQTFREKFREDSKQVSQLLIASMAIERANEKQERTRDEILRWIRGGEKADSFDADKELELRNMCRTEGTCTWLFERQEFKDWRDAKKNSVLWYNGPPGSGKSVLASAVINHLQEQPESEVVHFFYSFRAASKRQEACGLRSIALQLLSKVDVASNPLKAEYDRARKTCKHELTNNDGEVMVRLLHVLLNHSRFPQVYVVLDGLDECSVRTHGNPLFHSLQQLLNLDTLGTVKWFLTSRDVPEIRSVKDAFKAVELRPNLMDTSKDIRAFLDAQRICPTHDEPYFDTDEHNFLYAALICEIAKNKAYRTKQGTIDALQSFPRGLEDCYIKSLARIAGLPYHKQDLAKRTFRILTLSEKELTLLELVDALQPYTNPSNEDTKPKEDALHVYDRVKDVCSPLITMDDINGSQKISLCHKSVKDFFIDPKNKKIIEKYLPGFFIDETKALEELGVSCIEYLSEERYQHPSDLKALVTKSDISYSNAFLRYAAVFWHMHMQYITPSSETLKTVEEFLKSPAFWTCIYVQSHAAPHLFARYKRETSNYKPMLGTIPNAALQFGLPLPPWKEDSSSANYVSLDHSFCAFVLDWGELLTKNPDQLHHAVPLTLYKPSCHLKAPSGLQKVHIKYVAKLLESTTEMCVLESSFSSTGKKRGKTLQLRIIREEGLMPHRRVKVNQVDVFSRSKSAENKELVLDSAAPDSEWITTIARGSKGSSFLQSWKVNNRDLSITRCLLDGVSGSRVDQAPPHVFRDLDLGLEGKGQWNLMQLDVVTQPTRKDSDSMTRLFYFRKGQCLVHHHERAKSQDNVIANHSDSQDSNSDSDDDSGWSSDSDDDSDSSDTQSNNGGRHGGQEISDVPHGERNEPMTECLIVAHDFGRPVWRPIQTDRLSWSRIIGARHPTLPIIAVSYKSGGVDLLNAETGSSTSLEITEDWKNQALKPVAMSREVQFSPCGNFLTLLSIRFYQKEACAECQVVVSCFGFVETASGHSLQSCKNDTLASFSYRFLGNVDELPRPYIMTNWTAEHVVLALPPLTYSPKIIRIPLSPLQDQAGTRRDSPLRTSTLTHSVFFPQSTISRDPHIMYGDGGTPEKDSYLYLVLDTPDPSSSCAESTLRCGPGHFRGLEFRASACDDKKRGVNGPVVMGWKLSGTGKVGKIRDGEDGGDAPGEQLTWREWSNEDEVSEDVKASRSDTDEYMLLRGDFVGETYSVPIRSGLNWTKEGVLSC; from the exons ATGTCGACACTATCTTTCTCCAGAACGTCATCCTTCAACACGACCGAAAATGGAAATTTGTTCAACACTCTTTGCGAAACTGCAATTTACGAGTTTCTCCAAGATCCCGAGACACTAAAACTCGCCGACAATCCCTTCGTGCAGTACGTGAGCCACAGAAAGGAGCAGATTGAAAAGTGCAGAGACGAGGAGCTCAACGACCCCATTGAAGAGACGCAACAATGTATTCGCGAAGTCGAACAAAAGTGGACAGGAAGCAAGGCTCATCATCTGCGAGAAAAGGTCAACCCATTCGTCGAAAGTATCACGGCCTTGACCAAGTCATGCGagaatcttcttcagcctgcACCTTTTGGTGTCGCAATCGCTGTTTCTGGGTTCCGAATCGTCTTGGAACTTGCTACCAAAGCTCATGGTGCCGTGGAAGATATACTAAATGTTCTGGAGGAGGTCTCTCCGCTCCTAGACTGCTACAAGATGACTGCCATGTCACAGCAGAGTTCCCTACAGATatccaaggccatcaagaagTCATACAAGAATATCCTACAGTTTTGGGCCTACTCGGCTAGGGTGTTATCCAAAAGCTACACAAGAGTCACTTTGTCTTCGGCGATTCGACCCTTCAAGCAAGAAATACAGACTTTCCGGGAGAAGTTCCGTGAGGACTCGAAGCAAGTTAGCCAATTGCTCATTGCAAGTATGGCAATTGAGAGAGCCAATGAAAAACAGGAGAGAACAAGAGATGAAATCCTAAGGTGGATAAGAGGTGGCGAGAAAGCCGACTCATTTGATGCAGACAAGGAATTGGAATTGAGGAACATGTGTCGCACAGAGGGCACCTGCACATGGTTGTTTGAGAGGCAAGAGTTCAAAGACTGGAGAGACGCTAAGAAGAATTCTGTTCTTTGGTACAATGGGCCTCCGGGCTCCGGTAAAAGCGTTTTGGCATCCGCTGTTATTAACCACTTGCAAGAACAGCCTGAGTCAGAAGTTGTCCATTTCTTCTATTCATTCAGGGCAGCGTCCAAGcggcaagaagcttgcgGGCTACGATCTATCGCTCTGCAGCTTTTGAGCAAAGTTGATGTGGCCTCAAACCCGTTAAAAGCCGAGTATGATAGGGCAAGGAAAACCTGCAAGCACGAGCTGACTAACAACGACGGAGAGGTAATGGTTAGACTTCTTCATGTACTGTTGAATCATAGCCGCTTTCCCCAGGTTTATGTGGTTTTGGATGGGTTGGACGAGTGCTCCGTTCGAACTCATGGCAATCCTTTGTTCCACAGCTTgcagcagcttctcaacTTGGATACGCTTGGGACCGTCAAATGGTTCCTTACTAGCAGAGATGTCCCGGAGATACGGTCCGTCAAAGACGCTTTCAAAGCCGTCGAACTTAGGCCAAACCTCATGGACACTTCTAAAGATATACGTGCCTTTCTCGACGCCCAAAGGATCTGCCCAACCCACGACGAACCCTATTTTGACACAGACGAACACAACTTTCTCTATGCAGCCCTGATCTGTGAGATTGCAAAGAACAAGGCCTACAGAACTAAACAAGGAACCATTGATGCCCTGCAAAGCTTCCCGAGAGGTTTGGAGGATTGCTATATCAAGTCATTAGCCAGGATTGCGGGACTGCCCTATCACAAACAGGATCTAGCCAA ACGGACATTTCGAATTCTCACATTGTCGGAAAAGGAACTTACGCTGCTGGAGCTTGTTGACGCCCTCCAGCCTTATACCAATCCTTCCAACGAAGACACCAAGCCAAAGGAAGATGCACTTCACGTTTACGATAGAGTCAAGGACGTCTGCAGCCCCCTGATCACCATGGACGACATCAATGGTTCTCAGAAGATCTCACTGTGCCACAAGTCAGTCAAGGACTTTTTCATCGACCCAAAAAACAAGAAGATAATCGAGAAGTACCTGCCGGGCTTCTTTATCGATGAGACCAAAGCGTTGGAGGAGCTCGGAGTCAGCTGCATCGAGTATCTCAGTGAGGAACGATACCAACATCCGTCTGACCTGAAAGCGTTGGTCACAAAGTCGGATATATCTTACAGCAATGCTTTTCTTCGCTATGCTGCCGTCTTTTGGCATATGCATATGCAGTATATAACCCCAAGCTCTGAGACCCTAAAGACTGTTGAAGAATTCCTCAAAAGCCCCGCATTCTGGACTTGTATCTACGTACAAAGCCATGCAGCTCCTCATCTTTTCGCACGGTACAAGCGGGAGACAAGTAATTACAAGCCGATGCTGGGAACAATACCTAACGCGGCTCTTCAATTTGGACTTCCCCTGCCACCATGGAAAGAAGATTCTTCATCAGCCAATTATGTATCACTCGACCACTCATTTTGTGCTTTTGTTCTGGATTGGGGCGAACTTCTTACCAAGAACCCTgatcagcttcatcatgcTGTTCCGCTCACTCTTTACAAGCCCAGCTGCCACCTGAAAGCTCCTAGCGGGCTTCAAAAGGTCCACATCAAATACGTTGCCAAGTTGCTTGAATCAACGACCGAGATGTGTGTATTGGAGTCGTCGTTCTCTTCTACGGGTAAGAAACGTGGCAAAACACTGCAGCTTCGAATCATTCGCGAGGAAGGTTTGATGCCACATCGCCGGGTCAAAGTGAATCAAGTGGACGTCTTCTCTCGGTCAAAGTCTGCTGAAAATAAAGAGTTGGTTCTCGACTCAGCAGCCCCTGATAGCGAATGGATCACCACAATCGCCCGGGGTAGCAAAGGCAGTTCCTTTCTCCAGAGCTGGAAAGTGAACAATCGTGATCTGAGCATTACTCGTTGCCTTCTGGACGGCGTGTCAGGAAGCCGAGTTGATCAGGCTCCTCCCCACGTCTTCAGAGACCTGGATTTGGGGCTTGAAGGCAAAGGTCAATGGAATCTGATGCAGCTTGACGTCGTGACGCAACCGACTCGGAAAGACTCGGATTCGATGACTCGACTATTCTATTTTCGCAAGGGTCAATGCCTAGTTCATCACCATGAGAGAGCAAAGTCACAAGATAATGTTATCGCTAACCACTCAGATTCCCAAGATAGTAATTCAGACTCCGATGACGACTCTGGCTGGAGTTCtgactctgatgatgactctGATTCAAGTGATACGCAGAGCAATAATGGGGGGAGGCATGGAGGCCAAGAAATCTCAGATGTTCCGCATGGAGAACGCAACGAGCCCATGACAGAATGTCTGATCGTGGCTCATGACTTTGGCAGACCTGTTTGGCGCCCAATCCAAACCGACCGCTTATCGTGGTCTAGAATAATAGGCGCTCGTCATCCGACATTGCCTATCATAGCTGTTTCTTATAAATCTGGTGGAGTCGACCTACTCAACGCCGAAACTGGCTCTAGCACAAGTTTGGAGATCACCGAAGACTGGAAAAACCAAGCATTAAAGCCGGTGGCAATGTCGCGAG AGGTACAGTTTTCGCCTTGCGGGAATTTTCTCACGCTTCTGTCTATCAGATTCTACCAGAAAGAGGCCTGTGCGGAGTGTCAAGTTGTTGTGTCATGTTTCGGGTTTGTTGAAACTGCTTCTGGCCACAGCCTTCAGTCTTGCAAGAATGACACATTGGCAAGCTTTAGCTACAGATTTCTAGGAAACGTCGACGAACTACCTCGACCATACATAATGACAAACTGGACAGCTGAACACGTTGTGCTGGCTCTACCACCATTGACCTATAGTCCGAAGATCATTAGAATCCCGCTTTCGCCTCTCCAAGATCAGGCCGGCACACGGAGAGACTCCCCACTGAGAACATCGACACTCACACATTCTGTGTTCTTCCCACAATCGACTATTTCCCGTGACCCTCATATTATGTACGGCGATGGAGGCACACCCGAGAAAGATAGTTACTTGTATCTCGTATTGGACACTCCAgatccatcatcgtcatgtGCAGAATCAACGCTACGCTGCGGACCTGGCCACTTCCGAGGACTGGAATTTCGGGCAAGCGCCTgcgatgacaagaagagagGGGTCAACGGTCCAGTGGTAATGGGTTGGAAACTATCAGGCACTGGCAAGGTCGGGAAAATTAGAGACGGTGAAGACGGTGGGGATGCTCCTGGAGAACAGCTTACGTGGCGAGAATGGAGcaacgaggatgaggttTCGGAGGATGTCAAAGCCAGTAGGTCAGATACGGATGAGTATATGCTGTTGCGTGGTGACTTCGTGGGAGAGACATACTCTGTCCCTATTCGATCCGGACTGAACTGGACCAAAGAGGGCGTTCTTAGTTGTTGA
- a CDS encoding related to hydroxylacyl-CoA dehydrogenase, translating into MSDTQNKEIIALIGLGTIGLSFAALHLRYSNANLRLYDVRSDLKEHIESLLPVYLESTKKENSQNDLTVEKLVADGRLLVCSSIEEVCSGATIVQEQGPDSVDFKKSNWAQVIKYAPSNAHLWSSTSGISASRQVEDLENKTRVLVVHPFNPPHIMPLIEVVPSPHTDPERTQFAIDYFKNLGSGHRPVRINKETQGFVGNRLAFALFREACHLVSNDVVSVEDLDTIVEASIAPRWAVAGPFKTYNSAGGTGGIGAFLHNLADTMEACWDDAGDISLKGTSATKASQGTDDGDWTDKITKETEQAYGRPTAESLAQRDRNLQKVISAQPKVD; encoded by the exons ATGTCTGACACTCAAAACAAGGAAATCATTGCCCTCATTGGATTGGGCACAATTGGCCTCTCATTCGCCGCACTGCATCTACGCTATTCAAATGCCAACCTCAGACTGTACGACGTCCGCAGTGACTTGAAGGAACATATCGAAAGCCTGCTACCGGTGTATCTTGAGtcaacaaagaaagaaaattcaCAGAACGATCTTACAGTCGAGAAACTCGTTGCCGACGGTCGACTGCTTGTATGCTCTTCAATCGAAGAAGTTTGCTCTGGAGCAACAATTGTCCAAGAGCAAGGACCTGATAGTGTTGATTTCAAAAAGTCGAACTGGGCTCAAGTCATCAAATACGCACCCTCAAATGCTCACTTGTGGAGCTCCACGTCTGGGATAAGTGCATCGAGACAGGTGGAGGATCTAGAGAACAAGACCAGAGTCCTCGTGGTTCATCCTTTCAATCCG CCTCATATAATGCCATTGATTGAAGTCGTCCCTTCACCTCATACAGACCCAGAACGAACTCAGTTCGCCATCGATTACTTCAAAAATCTCGGCTCCGGCCATCGCCCCGTTAGGATCAACAAAGAGACCCAAGGCTTCGTCGGAAACCGTCTAGCTTTTGCCTTATTCCGCGAAGCTTGCCATCTAGTCTCAAACGACGTTGTATCAGTCGAAGACCTTGACACTATCGTTGAGGCCAGCATAGCGCCGCGCTGGGCAGTAGCTGGGCCATTCAAGACATACAACAGTGCTGGTGGAACTGGAGGAATCGGAGCGTTTCTTCATAATCTGGCCGATACCATGGAAGCTTGCTGGGATGACGCAGGTGATATTAGTCTCAAGGGGACGTCTGCGACTAAAGCTAGCCAAGGAACTGATGATGGGGACTGGACGGATAAGATCACGAAGGAAACGGAACAGGCTTATGGGCGACCAACGGCAGAATCACTGGCACAGCGTGATCGGAACTTGCAGAAGGTCATATCAGCTCAACCAAAAGTAGATTAG
- a CDS encoding related to oxidoreductase, giving the protein MPSNNAAWLVAAKTSPLEVKEAPLTEPSSGHILVKNSAIAINPVDIANQYVGIFIQPSQYPVILGEDVAGTVEAVGPDVTIFKPGDRVLGYATSLATKDNAHSAFQEYTIIRAECASKIPERLSFEQAAVLPLSLATAAWSLFGDVTLAMRYPSLNPTPTEETVLIWGGSSSVGGSAVQLAKAAGYEVITTASAKNHDYVKSLGADHVFEYKSPQVTKDIASLLTGKKLAGAFDASGSEDGMNSASQSIVHADGLRKLICVRSVSSEVAGVEAKTILSTSIINTPVAKAVFGDYIPAALEQGKFKAVPEAEVVGKGLEAVQLGINTLAKGVSAKKIVVTL; this is encoded by the coding sequence ATGCCTTCCAACAACGCAGCCTGGCTAGTCGCCGCAAAGACGTCACCACTCGAGGTCAAGGAAGCCCCCCTCACCGAACCATCTTCAGGCCACATCCTCGTCAAAAACTCAGCCATTGCCATCAACCCGGTTGATATCGCCAACCAATATGtcggcatcttcatccaACCATCTCAATACCCCGTTATTCTCGGCGAAGATGTCGCTGGCACCGTTGAAGCCGTAGGCCCTGATGTCACTATCTTCAAGCCCGGCGATAGAGTCCTGGGCTATGCGACGTCACTCGCCACCAAGGATAATGCGCACAGCGCATTCCAGGAATACACGATTATTCGCGCTGAGTGCGCTTCTAAAATCCCAGAGCGTTTGAGTTTTGAACAGGCTGCTGTTTTGCCGCTTTCGCTTGCTACAGCTGCGTGGTCACTTTTCGGCGATGTGACGCTCGCAATGAGATATCCTAGTCTTAACCCTACGCCTACTGAGGAGACGGTTCTCATCTGGGGAGGTTCATCCAGTGTCGGCGGCTCAGCAGTTCAGCTTGCGAAAGCGGCTGGGTACGAAGTCATCACGACTGCATCTGCCAAAAACCACGACTACGTCAAGAGTCTTGGAGCAGACCACGTCTTTGAATACAAGTCTCCCCAAGTCACCAAAGACATCGCCTCTCTCCTCACCGGCAAGAAACTTGCTGGTGCATTCGACGCCAGTGGTTCAGAAGACGGCATGAACAGCGCGAGTCAATCAATTGTTCACGCCGATGGTCTTCGCAAACTCATCTGCGTGCGATCTGTCTCCTCTGAAGTCGCGGGCGTCGAGGCCAAGACTATTCTTTCGACTAGTATTATCAACACCCCTGTTGCCAAGGCCGTTTTCGGGGATTATATACCCGCTGCTCTGGAACAGGGCAAATTCAAGGCTGTCCCGGAAGCGGAGGTTGTTGGAAAGGGCTTGGAGGCTGTTCAGTTGGGCATCAACACGCTCGCCAAGGGCGTTTCGGCTAAGAAGATCGTTGTCACTCTGTAA
- a CDS encoding related to trichothecene 3-O-acetyltransferase, with protein sequence MNQQLLDTSWVEPAGPVSPAFIELSAMDNLTAPVYPSPTLFFPLKPGVNPLDLYDDCRRGLARHLYEKPHLCGRLVKDVTGRNSVEIPPAPYAGAKLEYYDHRHEKEIPSYEEFRSFGFPFADGNRDGLRKLCSENFPRVQTGDPVIITRFNVLRGGIVLTVSVAHAICDLVQYLDCIKSWATQTQAVSNARMRNEPEPPLPKQVAPHLVDRSPMMANAQIEHDLDKVAARAANLPHWTMLDPRDPESMASTLENLFTTARLTDYDLASADEAELRQPSASVWTFPKSSMQIFDFMAQKGSSGQKRLSAIDCLTAFTWQRFFEAKWAPNQSGPEPVPETTRIVYVGNVRSRLTPPLPLDYLPTCLDLFPVAARTNGFHVCSPRSVAELATKIRSSNKGWSEETFREMLEVAQMHPFSPGIVPNGPLDAFTTDHTRFGPAAAEDWGALGRCEAFREPYIGRTPPLGEITFLPRWHNGEISVMFAGEAIVMERLRDNKTMNAAASCQFVMHDFPRTAKKVRRPSRL encoded by the coding sequence ATGAATCAGCAACTACTGGATACCTCCTGGGTAGAACCAGCAGGCCCTGTGAGCCCTGCTTTTATCGAACTATCAGCTATGGACAACTTGACAGCACCTGTTTACCCTTCGCCAACATTATTCTTCCCCCTCAAGCCAGGTGTAAACCCCCTGGACCTTTATGACGATTGCAGACGGGGTCTCGCGCGTCACTTATATGAGAAGCCTCATCTGTGCGGCAGACTTGTCAAAGATGTCACAGGAAGAAATTCGGTTGAAATCCCTCCAGCACCTTACGCTGGTGCTAAACTTGAATACTACGACCATCGGCATGAGAAGGAAATACCTTCATATGAAGAGTTCAGAAGCTTTGGCTTTCCGTTTGCCGATGGTAATAGAGACGGGCTAAGAAAACTTTGCTCCGAGAATTTTCCACGTGTCCAAACGGGTGATCCTGTCATCATTACCCGTTTCAATGTTCTCAGAGGTGGGATCGTTCTGACAGTCTCGGTCGCCCACGCAATATGCGATCTGGTTCAATACTTAGACTGTATAAAGTCCTGGGCTACCCAGACGCAAGCCGTTTCCAATGCTCGGATGAGAAATGAGCCGGAGCCTCCACTGCCAAAACAAGTGGCGCCGCATCTGGTCGATCGGTCGCCAATGATGGCCAACGCACAGATCGAACATGATCTTGATAAAGTGGCCGCACGGGCAGCAAATCTTCCGCATTGGACAATGCTTGATCCTCGGGACCCAGAGAGTATGGCTTCAACATTAGAAAATCTCTTCACAACAGCGCGTTTGACAGACTATGATCTCGCCTCCGCTGATGAAGCTGAGCTCCGTCAGCCATCAGCTAGTGTATGGACATTCCCCAAATCGTCAATGCAGATTTTTGATTTCATGGCTCAGAAAGGGTCATCAGGACAGAAAAGGCTGTCGGCAATTGACTGCTTAACTGCATTTACCTGGCAGCGTTTCTTCGAAGCAAAATGGGCACCGAATCAGTCTGGTCCAGAACCTGTACCTGAAACGACACGTATCGTTTACGTTGGAAATGTTCGGTCTCGTCTTACACCTCCCTTGCCTCTCGACTACCTGCCAACATGTTTGGATCTATTCCCAGTCGCCGCAAGAACCAATGGATTCCACGTCTGTTCCCCTCGATCTGTAGCTGAGTTGGCTACCAAGATTCGCAGCAGTAACAAAGGCTGGAGTGAGGAGACATTCCGCGAGATGCTGGAAGTGGCACAGATGCATCCATTCAGCCCCGGTATAGTCCCAAATGGCCCTCTAGACGCCTTCACAACCGATCACACGCGTTTTGGTCCAGCTGCAGCTGAGGATTGGGGTGCTCTTGGTAGATGCGAGGCGTTCCGTGAACCGTATATTGGCCGAACACCCCCTCTAGGCGAGATTACCTTCCTCCCGCGTTGGCATAATGGGGAGATAAGCGTCATGTTCGCGGGTGAAGCGATTGTcatggagaggttgagagaTAATAAGACGATGAACGCTGCAGCTTCTTGCCAATTTGTCATGCATGACTTCCCCAGGACAGCGAAAAAGGTCAGGCGACCCTCCAGGTTGTAG
- a CDS encoding related to trichothecene 3-O-acetyltransferase has translation MAGILRVVPELSPSSVAVIRAHPNSHGHVVRLSAIDQIAPRDYISTCLFFRHSPDADKQQIFLAMHKALLMTVNDIPELTCCVQKRVDNSREEVELVFDSARGVEIYYKDYNSPELCGLWTYGNFDQLEKEHFPHSKMPRSHVFGPSYKLKDNVKLPSLIVQVNFIPGGLILGSQLHHVAGDGQCNFMLWSTIGSHFAAATSEPSSTQGPPVQSLDRHDIVKGDLDTSLQEFPDWKLAEDENKFLNPTEYDSDEVFESATYFIPADKLTQLKTQILNAMPPTTKAGTISALCAFLWRHVVVARDIDCRKYPEAKLAVTVDARPRMKSPVIPSTYWGNFAEPNAVAQLPVASLQESSALSSVSSQHCTSTIYGQAAHIVQRAMAAVDDKAVRRLVGLLNQMPKSTTLTWNANRYPGPDMLIVCIQHHRYNDINFGENIGYPLAMRFTVGDTEDKPDGRCLILPPRRADSKGLEISLQYDKRTLRRLKDNAEFSEYFTRRN, from the exons ATGGCGGGTATTTTGAGAGTTGTGCCTGAGCTCTCTCCAAGTTCCGTTGCAGTCATCCGAGCACATCCAAATAGTCACGGTCATGTAGTGAGGCTATCTGCCATTGATCAAATTGCGCCCAGAGACTACATATCAAcatgtctcttctttcgACACAGTCCCGATGCAGACAAGCAGCAGATCTTTCTTGCTATGCATAAGGCTCTTTTGATGACCGTCAACGATATTCCTGAGCTTACATGCTGTGTGCAAAAGCGTGTTGACAACAGCCGCgaagaggttgagcttgtctttgactCTGCCAGAGGCGTCGAGATTTACTACAAAGACTACAATTCTCCTGAGCTCTGTGGCCTGTGGACCTATGGCAATTTCGATCAGCTTGAAAAGGAGCATTTCCCACATAGTAAAATGCCCAGGAGCCATGTTTTTGGACCTTCATATAAGTTAAAAGACAACGTGAAGCTCCCTTCTCTTATCGTGCAAGTCAACTTTATCCCCGGGGGTCTCATTCTTGGGAGCCAGTTGCAT CATGTAGCTGGAGATGGTCAATGCAACTTCATGCTTTGGTCCACAATAGGGTCACATTTTGCTGCCGCAACTAGTGAACCATCAAGCACACAAGGACCACCAGTCCAATCATTGGACAGACACGACATCGTCAAGGGCGATCTCGACACATCCTTGCAGGAGTTTCCCGACTGGAAACtggcagaagatgagaacaaATTTCTCAATCCCACGGAATACGATTCAGACGAGGTGTTTGAGAGCGCCACTTACTTTATCCCAGCTGATAAGCTTACACAACTCAAAACACAAATCTTGAACGCTATGCCTCCTACTACCAAGGCTGGAACAATCAGTGCATTGTGCGCGTTCCTATGGCGTCATGTAGTTGTGGCCAGAGACATCGATTGTCGAAAGTATCCTGAGGCAAAGCTAGCTGTTACAGTAGATGCAAGACCCCGTATGAAAAGTCCAGTGATACCGTCTACGTATTGGGGCAACTTTGCAGAGCCAAATGCAGTGGCTCAGCTACCTGTAGCTAGTCTACAAGAAAGCTCGGCTCTCTCATCGGTATCGTCACAGCATTGCACAAGCACAATTTATGGTCAGGCCGCACACATTGTACAGAGGGCGATGGCTGCAGTGGATGACAAGGCGGTTAGACGACTCGTCGGACTTTTAAATCAGATGCCGAAGAGCACCACTTTGACATGGAACGCCAATCGTTATCCAGGTCCTGATATGCTCATAGTGTGTATCCAGCACCATAGGTACAATGATATCAACTTTGGGGAAAATATCGGTTATCCTCTCGCTATGAGATTTACTGTTGGGGATACAGAAGATAAGCCCGATGGCCGTTGTCTAATTCTGCCACCACGGCGTGCTGATTCTAAGGGGCTGGAAATCTCGCTGCAGTATGATAAAAGAACTTTACGGAGGCTCAAGGACAATGCGGAGTTTTCAGAGTATTTCACGAGAAGGAATTAG